Proteins encoded in a region of the Psychromicrobium lacuslunae genome:
- a CDS encoding TPM domain-containing protein — MRSQFARSAAKPLGRILTALSLSAMLVLPTATAQAAPLPAEPPVSIPSGQNIVDDANVLGSRKADVQAAITKLLNDKKYNFYFVTVKNFENPSSATDWATQVATNKGMGNFDLVLAIATDQGKFSLQKAKNSKITNAQRDSIIQNAINPNLANGKKDYAQAAIDTAAAIGDAAGGGSGSVPNPTGGIVGTVIFLVLVAAAVVAFLVFRRRKKQKAVADTASGIGPSGEQLDPMAGTSVEELKTRAGSLLIAADDAIKSSEQEISFAQAAYGDDSVKPFQAALAEAKNHLNESFKLQQQLDDEIPDTIEQQRAWYGEIIRRSEDANKALAEQKQSFDSLRELEKNAPQALASVSAEAQQVRAGLAGVQATLADLQSRYADSATATIKDNIAQAEERLSFVDTASQNATQKLSSQDAAGAAVAVRAAEESLHQAKLLEDAIGKVAADIQAAASQLPSALAEANNDLLQAKAMVSSGQDAAASGQVAAVEAVLNQVQGQLAAGKTDPSALLQQVETAHSNLDQLLTGIRDQQQQAQRAQAALQQAISSAQAQISSAQDYIAARRGGVGAEARTRIAEAQRNLDYALSIQSSDPVSALAYANQAIALAQQAAQYAQSDVNSFGYADSGYGRGGYGGGGGGGFGGGFGGAILGGILGGMLSGGGHNNSNWGGGGFGGWSDGGGGDGGGFGGGGDFGGFGGDSGGDGSF, encoded by the coding sequence ATGCGATCACAATTCGCCCGCTCTGCGGCTAAACCGCTCGGCCGGATTCTTACCGCCCTCAGCCTCAGCGCCATGCTGGTGTTGCCTACCGCAACCGCGCAGGCCGCCCCTTTACCGGCCGAGCCGCCGGTGAGCATTCCCTCCGGCCAGAACATCGTTGACGACGCCAATGTACTCGGCAGCCGGAAAGCTGATGTGCAGGCCGCCATTACCAAGTTGCTCAACGATAAGAAGTACAACTTCTATTTCGTCACGGTGAAGAACTTCGAGAACCCCAGCTCGGCTACCGACTGGGCCACCCAAGTCGCCACCAATAAGGGCATGGGCAATTTCGATCTGGTGCTGGCCATCGCCACCGATCAAGGCAAGTTCAGCCTGCAGAAGGCAAAGAACTCAAAGATCACCAACGCCCAGCGCGACAGCATTATCCAGAATGCGATCAATCCAAATCTGGCCAATGGCAAAAAAGACTATGCCCAAGCGGCAATAGACACTGCCGCGGCCATTGGTGACGCGGCCGGAGGCGGCAGCGGATCAGTACCCAACCCGACCGGAGGAATTGTGGGCACAGTGATTTTCCTTGTCCTAGTGGCCGCGGCGGTGGTGGCATTCTTAGTGTTCCGCCGACGCAAAAAACAGAAAGCCGTCGCCGATACCGCCAGTGGCATCGGCCCGAGCGGCGAGCAACTCGATCCGATGGCTGGCACCAGCGTCGAGGAGCTCAAAACCCGAGCCGGATCCTTGCTGATCGCCGCCGATGATGCGATTAAGTCGAGCGAGCAGGAGATCAGTTTCGCCCAGGCAGCCTACGGCGATGACTCGGTCAAACCATTCCAGGCTGCCCTGGCCGAGGCCAAGAATCATCTCAATGAATCCTTCAAGCTGCAACAACAACTCGATGACGAAATCCCCGACACCATTGAGCAGCAACGCGCTTGGTACGGCGAGATCATCCGTCGCTCCGAGGACGCCAATAAGGCGCTAGCCGAGCAAAAGCAGAGTTTTGATTCATTGCGTGAGCTGGAGAAGAATGCTCCGCAAGCACTCGCTTCGGTGAGTGCTGAAGCTCAGCAAGTACGAGCCGGTTTGGCGGGCGTTCAAGCCACCCTGGCCGATCTCCAGAGTCGCTATGCGGATTCCGCCACGGCGACCATTAAGGACAATATTGCCCAGGCCGAGGAGCGCCTGAGCTTCGTTGACACCGCCTCGCAAAATGCCACTCAGAAACTGAGTTCTCAGGACGCTGCCGGGGCGGCGGTGGCAGTCCGCGCCGCGGAAGAGTCACTGCACCAGGCGAAATTGCTCGAAGACGCGATTGGCAAGGTCGCCGCCGATATCCAGGCGGCGGCAAGCCAGCTGCCCAGTGCTCTGGCCGAAGCCAATAACGATTTGCTACAGGCCAAGGCAATGGTCTCCTCGGGACAGGACGCAGCGGCGAGTGGGCAGGTCGCCGCCGTCGAAGCAGTACTGAACCAAGTGCAGGGGCAGCTTGCCGCTGGGAAAACAGACCCGAGTGCGCTCTTACAACAGGTAGAGACTGCCCACAGCAATCTCGATCAGTTACTTACCGGCATCCGCGATCAGCAACAGCAAGCGCAACGCGCGCAAGCTGCCTTGCAGCAGGCAATCTCCAGTGCTCAGGCGCAGATTTCCTCGGCTCAGGACTATATTGCTGCGCGCCGCGGTGGGGTGGGCGCCGAAGCTCGCACCAGAATCGCCGAGGCACAGCGCAATCTCGATTACGCACTGTCCATTCAGAGCAGCGATCCGGTGAGCGCCCTGGCCTACGCTAACCAGGCAATTGCCTTGGCTCAGCAAGCCGCTCAATACGCCCAGTCGGACGTCAATAGCTTTGGCTATGCCGATTCTGGTTACGGTCGCGGCGGCTATGGGGGTGGCGGCGGAGGCGGCTTCGGCGGCGGCTTCGGCGGCGCTATCTTGGGTGGCATCCTGGGCGGCATGCTCTCCGGTGGCGGTCACAACAACTCCAACTGGGGTGGCGGCGGCTTCGGCGGTTGGAGCGACGGCGGAGGAGGCGACGGCGGCGGCTTCGGTGGCGGCGGCGATTTCGGCGGCTTCGGGGGCGATTCCGGGGGCGACGGAAGTTTCTAA
- a CDS encoding PspA/IM30 family protein, whose product MVKQSIFGRIGQLAKANINALLDQAEDPQKMLDQMVRDYTNNIAEAESAVAQTIGNLRMLQDDYNEDIKNAQDWGNKALAASRKADEYRTAGNAADAQKFDNLAKVALQRQITSENEAKSAEPNIQSQEAVVEQLKNGLNQMKGKLNELSSKRNELVARSKTAQAQSQVNDAIGSINILDPTSEVSRFEDKIRREEAKVRGQQELASSSLDAQFNSLEDLGEQTEVEARLAALKTGGSPAAINASQAAPAANPAAAAPAATPAVNEDDFKSL is encoded by the coding sequence ATGGTAAAGCAGTCAATCTTTGGCCGCATCGGACAGCTGGCCAAGGCCAATATCAACGCGCTGCTTGATCAGGCCGAAGATCCGCAGAAGATGCTCGATCAGATGGTTCGTGATTACACCAATAACATCGCCGAGGCTGAGTCGGCGGTTGCGCAGACTATCGGTAACCTGCGGATGCTGCAGGACGATTACAACGAAGACATCAAGAACGCCCAGGACTGGGGAAATAAGGCACTCGCCGCTAGCCGCAAGGCCGATGAGTACCGCACTGCTGGCAATGCCGCCGATGCACAGAAGTTCGACAATCTGGCCAAGGTGGCTCTGCAGCGACAGATCACCTCGGAGAACGAAGCTAAATCGGCAGAGCCCAATATCCAGTCGCAGGAAGCCGTCGTCGAGCAGCTGAAGAACGGCCTGAACCAGATGAAGGGCAAGCTCAACGAGCTGTCCTCCAAGCGAAACGAACTGGTTGCCCGCTCCAAGACCGCGCAGGCACAGTCCCAAGTCAACGACGCTATTGGCAGCATCAATATCCTGGACCCAACCAGCGAAGTCAGCCGCTTCGAGGACAAGATTCGTCGCGAAGAGGCCAAGGTCCGTGGCCAGCAGGAACTGGCTTCCTCCAGTCTGGACGCCCAGTTCAATAGCCTTGAGGATCTGGGCGAGCAGACCGAGGTTGAGGCTCGACTTGCGGCGTTGAAGACCGGCGGCTCCCCCGCTGCGATCAATGCTTCGCAGGCTGCTCCGGCAGCGAACCCGGCAGCAGCCGCTCCGGCAGCAACACCGGCAGTCAATGAGGACGACTTCAAGTCTCTCTAA
- a CDS encoding S8 family serine peptidase, with the protein MHSYWKSRGVRQLAAALATGAVVLAAGMTPAMAAGPQQPAGSPQALSSLMKSVLNQAENQLRSRTPEAVGGVIVPVEISTSPGKLNTVKSALIKAGLTDVEVLAQGALPTIYGKVSTSNLAKFTGISDIRRISPANWGSFTDAGTVQSQGDAVVNAPAARTGTSSQPGVTGAGVKVGVISDSINRVGQGVAGSQATGDLPASVDVLTDGSVGSSDEGLAMSEIIYDEAPGVTEMAFSSATSQKKAQAISQLVNAGAKVIADDIYDITAPVYQNGPEAIAVKNAVASGVTYFSSAGNRGSKSAWEQASAFVADASSGIEYQNFGNGVTSKKIATIAASGTQYFDFQWQEAWGHASSDLNVQLVDSTGKVLTQSSDDNIASGIPQEDLSYKNTSSSAKDVYLRVIHKAGTTPAVFRIRSNGNLTAGLGNVTTVNAGASSSGASLPVAASNWSTPTVPESYSSRGAVTHYFDDDGAVLAQPWVMPGPAVMAPDCVATTVQGFSSFCGTSAAAPAAAGVAALAISAVPTTTPTKIRAAIASGNATVAAAAGYGADTVGSGLIQADKLIAQLKSAG; encoded by the coding sequence ATGCATTCTTACTGGAAATCTCGGGGCGTACGTCAGCTGGCAGCTGCGCTAGCCACCGGAGCGGTAGTGCTGGCGGCTGGGATGACCCCGGCGATGGCCGCTGGACCGCAACAGCCTGCCGGCTCACCACAGGCACTTTCATCACTGATGAAGTCGGTACTCAATCAGGCCGAAAATCAGCTGCGCAGCCGGACACCGGAAGCCGTGGGCGGCGTCATCGTCCCGGTGGAAATTTCCACCTCACCCGGAAAGCTCAACACCGTGAAGTCAGCCCTGATCAAGGCGGGTTTGACTGATGTTGAGGTGCTCGCCCAAGGCGCATTGCCAACTATCTACGGCAAGGTCAGTACCAGTAACCTGGCAAAGTTCACCGGCATCTCAGATATTCGCAGAATCAGTCCGGCGAACTGGGGCTCCTTTACCGACGCTGGCACGGTGCAATCTCAGGGCGACGCAGTGGTCAATGCTCCCGCGGCACGTACCGGAACGAGCAGTCAACCCGGGGTAACCGGTGCCGGGGTCAAAGTGGGAGTGATTTCGGACTCGATCAACCGAGTCGGTCAAGGCGTGGCGGGTTCACAGGCGACGGGTGACTTGCCCGCAAGCGTCGACGTGCTGACCGATGGTTCGGTCGGTTCCAGTGATGAAGGTCTGGCAATGTCTGAGATCATCTATGACGAAGCCCCCGGAGTCACCGAGATGGCTTTCTCAAGCGCGACTTCGCAGAAAAAGGCTCAAGCTATCAGCCAGTTGGTGAACGCGGGAGCCAAGGTGATTGCGGACGATATCTACGACATCACGGCTCCGGTCTATCAGAATGGCCCGGAAGCAATCGCCGTCAAGAACGCGGTGGCCTCGGGTGTCACTTATTTCTCTTCCGCAGGTAACCGAGGCTCAAAGTCGGCTTGGGAACAGGCTTCGGCTTTTGTTGCGGACGCCAGTAGCGGGATTGAGTATCAGAACTTCGGCAATGGCGTGACCAGCAAGAAGATCGCCACCATCGCCGCTTCGGGCACTCAGTATTTCGATTTCCAGTGGCAGGAAGCATGGGGGCACGCCAGCTCCGATCTTAACGTCCAGCTGGTCGACAGCACCGGCAAGGTGTTGACGCAGTCTAGCGATGACAATATTGCCTCGGGAATTCCGCAGGAAGATCTGTCCTACAAAAATACTTCCAGCTCGGCGAAGGACGTCTACCTGCGAGTGATCCACAAGGCTGGCACCACCCCCGCAGTCTTCCGGATCCGCTCCAACGGCAACCTCACCGCGGGCCTGGGGAACGTCACCACGGTCAACGCTGGAGCAAGCTCATCAGGAGCATCGCTACCGGTGGCGGCGTCGAACTGGTCGACCCCGACCGTCCCCGAGAGCTATTCTTCACGAGGCGCGGTGACTCACTACTTCGATGACGACGGCGCTGTTCTTGCGCAGCCCTGGGTAATGCCCGGGCCGGCCGTGATGGCGCCCGACTGCGTGGCAACCACCGTTCAGGGCTTCAGCTCCTTCTGTGGCACCAGCGCGGCAGCACCAGCCGCGGCAGGGGTAGCGGCACTGGCCATTTCTGCGGTTCCGACGACAACGCCGACAAAGATCCGCGCTGCCATCGCTAGCGGCAATGCCACCGTGGCGGCTGCCGCTGGGTATGGCGCCGATACTGTTGGCAGCGGCCTGATTCAGGCCGATAAACTCATTGCTCAGCTGAAGAGCGCTGGCTAG
- a CDS encoding YidC/Oxa1 family membrane protein insertase produces MNIYDFAPLAWALELGYQFLHWLSSALQPLGGVASAGLAIVLLTALIRLLLIPVGVSQLRGELGRRRIAPQLAALQKKYRKNPSQLSEKTLALYKAEGVSMFAGIGPALLQAPVLMVVYGLFVLNQIAGHSNALLSTSFLGAPLGQSLLHLANNPLGLWPALGIFLVVLGIIAAVAEFNRRRAKQQQLSASAPARISGLLQWLPYLTLLTALFVPLAAAIYLACTTLWTALERVVLARWLDRAAKVSAV; encoded by the coding sequence ATGAATATCTATGACTTCGCGCCCCTTGCCTGGGCGCTAGAACTCGGCTACCAGTTCCTGCACTGGCTCAGCAGCGCGCTACAGCCTCTAGGCGGAGTAGCCTCAGCTGGCCTGGCCATCGTGCTGCTCACCGCGCTGATCCGCCTGTTACTCATCCCGGTCGGTGTCTCTCAGCTGCGCGGAGAGCTGGGGCGCCGCAGAATTGCCCCACAACTCGCCGCACTGCAAAAGAAATACCGCAAGAATCCGAGCCAGCTCAGTGAGAAAACGCTAGCCCTCTATAAGGCTGAAGGTGTCTCGATGTTCGCCGGCATCGGACCGGCGTTACTTCAGGCTCCAGTGCTCATGGTGGTCTATGGACTCTTTGTGCTCAACCAGATCGCCGGCCATAGCAATGCGCTGCTCAGCACAAGTTTCCTTGGCGCCCCGCTCGGGCAGTCACTATTGCATCTAGCGAACAATCCACTAGGGCTCTGGCCAGCACTCGGAATTTTTCTTGTCGTACTCGGCATCATTGCTGCGGTTGCCGAGTTCAATCGACGTCGAGCTAAGCAGCAACAGCTCAGCGCCAGCGCACCGGCAAGAATCAGTGGATTGCTGCAATGGTTGCCCTATCTCACGCTGCTCACTGCGCTCTTCGTGCCCTTGGCAGCTGCCATCTATCTGGCTTGCACGACGCTTTGGACAGCACTGGAGCGAGTGGTATTAGCTCGCTGGCTGGACCGCGCTGCCAAAGTCAGTGCAGTGTGA
- a CDS encoding cryptochrome/photolyase family protein: MRSLLWLRDDLRVADNPALRAACERGEVLPLYILEDDSAGIRPLGGAARWWLHHSLRELADSFQQLGAQLVLRRGQAAEIIPELIDEHDIDAVFWNRRYGGPERAVDAELKSSLREAGLTAESFQANLLFEPWQLKTGSGGHYKVFTPFWRACLEQPEPRQPLAAPATVQGVSGVKGEALERWELLPTRPDWSGGLAEQWTPGETGATQGLEDFLDRHAEGYAVERDNPGIEATSRLSPHLRFGELSPFQVWHALRRTAAVAHEDSRVFISEIGWREFCWHLLYHHPDLASQNYRPEFDNFAWQPSSESELRAWQQGRTGYPMVDAGMRQLWQSGWMHNRVRMIVASFLVKNLLIDWRVGEKWFWDTLVDADAANNPANWQWVAGSGADASPYFRIFNPVTQSKKFDAEGSYLRRFLPELAEFDSKLIHEPWKAQPQLDESTEQEASYPVPIVELAASRQRALAAYDAMRGSDAPG; the protein is encoded by the coding sequence ATGCGCTCCTTACTCTGGCTTCGTGATGATTTACGAGTTGCAGATAATCCGGCACTACGTGCGGCCTGTGAGCGCGGTGAGGTTTTACCGCTGTACATCTTGGAAGACGATTCAGCCGGTATCCGTCCCCTAGGCGGAGCCGCGCGCTGGTGGTTGCATCATTCGCTGCGGGAGTTGGCTGATTCTTTTCAACAGCTCGGCGCCCAATTGGTGCTGCGTCGAGGACAGGCCGCAGAGATCATTCCGGAGCTGATCGATGAGCACGATATCGACGCGGTTTTCTGGAATCGCCGCTACGGTGGCCCCGAGCGAGCGGTAGACGCTGAGCTGAAATCTTCATTACGAGAGGCCGGTCTGACCGCGGAAAGCTTCCAAGCGAACCTGCTGTTTGAGCCCTGGCAGCTAAAAACTGGCAGCGGCGGGCATTACAAGGTTTTCACCCCCTTCTGGCGCGCCTGCCTTGAGCAGCCAGAGCCGCGTCAGCCCTTAGCGGCTCCGGCTACTGTACAGGGGGTCAGTGGCGTCAAGGGCGAGGCCTTGGAGCGCTGGGAATTGTTGCCGACTCGTCCCGACTGGTCGGGCGGCCTGGCCGAGCAATGGACGCCCGGCGAGACCGGGGCGACACAAGGACTCGAAGATTTCCTTGACCGTCACGCTGAGGGGTACGCCGTCGAGCGCGACAACCCCGGAATTGAGGCTACCAGTCGGCTAAGCCCCCATCTGCGTTTCGGAGAGCTTAGTCCATTCCAGGTCTGGCACGCACTCCGGCGGACGGCAGCTGTTGCCCACGAAGACTCCCGCGTCTTCATCAGCGAGATTGGTTGGCGAGAGTTCTGCTGGCATTTGCTCTACCACCATCCGGACTTGGCCAGCCAGAACTATCGGCCAGAGTTCGACAACTTTGCATGGCAGCCCAGTTCCGAATCCGAATTGCGAGCCTGGCAGCAGGGCCGCACCGGTTATCCGATGGTCGATGCTGGAATGCGTCAGCTATGGCAGAGCGGCTGGATGCACAACCGGGTACGGATGATTGTGGCGAGCTTCCTGGTGAAGAATTTGCTGATCGATTGGCGTGTCGGAGAGAAATGGTTTTGGGACACCCTGGTCGACGCCGATGCGGCGAATAATCCGGCGAACTGGCAGTGGGTGGCCGGTTCGGGGGCGGACGCCTCGCCTTACTTCCGGATTTTCAACCCGGTGACCCAGTCCAAGAAATTCGACGCCGAGGGCAGCTACTTGCGACGTTTCCTCCCCGAACTGGCTGAATTCGACAGTAAGCTCATCCACGAGCCGTGGAAAGCTCAACCCCAGCTGGACGAAAGTACCGAGCAGGAGGCGAGCTACCCCGTGCCCATCGTCGAGTTGGCGGCCTCCCGGCAGCGCGCGCTGGCAGCCTACGACGCCATGCGGGGCAGCGACGCTCCAGGCTGA
- a CDS encoding GNAT family N-acetyltransferase: MNYLISDDRKLIDLDAVWRFLSTEAYWGRQRSKTEVKLQITNAWRLVGAYREDTRELVGFARAVSDGVNFGYLADVFVLPEHRAAGLGQKLVAKMIDEGPGAKFRWVLFTADAHGLYRKFGFAEPDQSALVRPATD; the protein is encoded by the coding sequence ATGAATTATCTGATCAGCGATGACCGAAAATTAATCGATTTAGATGCGGTCTGGCGGTTCCTCTCTACCGAGGCCTATTGGGGACGGCAGCGCAGCAAGACCGAGGTGAAACTCCAGATAACTAACGCCTGGAGGCTGGTTGGTGCTTATCGGGAAGACACCAGGGAGCTGGTCGGCTTTGCCCGTGCGGTCTCGGACGGGGTCAACTTCGGCTATCTGGCAGACGTCTTCGTCCTTCCGGAACATCGTGCGGCAGGACTGGGGCAAAAACTAGTGGCCAAAATGATCGATGAGGGCCCGGGAGCTAAGTTCAGGTGGGTGCTGTTCACCGCCGACGCGCACGGACTCTATCGTAAATTTGGTTTTGCTGAGCCGGATCAGAGCGCCTTGGTGCGGCCTGCCACAGATTGA
- a CDS encoding NIPSNAP family protein, giving the protein MIIEIRTYRLVPGSSAEFLRILTEEAKPMIQDAGIQVVDCGLSAVQDEGNEEGYLIRAFDSLEHRTLQEDAFYSSASWLEGPRAEFLSHIEQYHTIVLEASVDAVQALS; this is encoded by the coding sequence ATGATCATAGAGATAAGAACTTACCGTTTAGTGCCTGGTAGCTCGGCGGAGTTTCTGCGTATCTTGACCGAGGAAGCAAAACCAATGATTCAGGACGCCGGCATTCAGGTAGTCGATTGCGGGTTATCTGCTGTTCAGGACGAAGGCAACGAAGAGGGATATCTGATTCGGGCTTTCGATTCCCTTGAGCACCGCACACTTCAAGAAGACGCTTTTTACTCGAGCGCCAGCTGGTTGGAGGGACCTCGCGCCGAATTCCTCTCACATATCGAGCAGTATCACACGATTGTGCTGGAAGCCTCCGTCGATGCGGTGCAGGCGCTGAGCTAG
- a CDS encoding nucleotidyltransferase family protein, with the protein MLSRLPLNAQLTELEVVLRQNRHIPEVLGRLASLRLPGWYLTAGCLFQTIWNVQTGRAADAGIKDYDIFYFDDSDLSWQAENAVIEEIAALFADLDIEVEVRNEARVHLWYEQKFGVPLAPLSSAEEAIDNFAATTCCLGVRSDRDDVWQVYAPHGLSDIFNLVIRPNPVLAPESVYRAKTARWLEEWPQLTVMAWPRPESYTRSMEYQLRQATPADAEAVVLMHTQVHEQCYGHVLSEEFFAARRRSVPERTEQRRVGLDTTDPRIIALDADQRIIGFADAGPARDEELAGELELYSIYVLEEAHGTGLGKALLDAAIGQQAAYLWVLQDNPRAQAFYRKNGFQPDGAAATLPESWASLPEIRMHRSQQA; encoded by the coding sequence ATGCTTTCTCGCCTTCCTCTTAACGCACAGTTGACCGAACTCGAGGTCGTTTTGCGACAGAACCGGCATATTCCCGAGGTGCTCGGCAGGCTGGCCTCATTACGGCTACCGGGCTGGTATCTCACGGCTGGCTGCCTATTCCAGACAATTTGGAATGTGCAGACTGGCCGTGCTGCCGATGCCGGTATCAAGGATTACGACATCTTTTATTTTGACGATTCGGATCTGAGCTGGCAGGCGGAGAACGCGGTCATTGAAGAAATTGCCGCACTCTTCGCAGATCTGGACATTGAGGTGGAGGTTCGTAATGAGGCCAGAGTGCATCTTTGGTATGAACAAAAATTTGGCGTCCCGCTAGCCCCGCTGAGCTCAGCCGAGGAGGCGATCGATAACTTCGCGGCAACCACCTGCTGCCTGGGGGTTCGCAGCGATCGGGATGATGTGTGGCAGGTGTATGCACCACACGGCCTCTCCGATATCTTCAATTTGGTGATCCGCCCCAATCCGGTATTGGCGCCTGAGTCGGTATATCGTGCCAAAACAGCGCGCTGGCTCGAGGAGTGGCCCCAGCTCACAGTAATGGCCTGGCCTCGCCCTGAAAGTTATACTCGATCGATGGAATACCAACTGCGACAAGCTACCCCCGCAGACGCCGAAGCTGTGGTGCTGATGCACACCCAGGTGCATGAACAGTGCTACGGGCACGTCTTGTCTGAGGAGTTCTTTGCGGCGCGACGCCGCTCGGTCCCGGAACGGACCGAGCAACGACGAGTAGGGCTCGACACCACCGATCCCCGTATTATTGCGCTGGACGCAGATCAGCGGATTATTGGTTTCGCGGATGCCGGGCCAGCTCGTGATGAGGAGCTGGCAGGCGAACTAGAGCTATATTCCATCTATGTGCTGGAAGAGGCTCATGGCACCGGCCTGGGCAAGGCTTTGCTGGATGCAGCGATCGGTCAGCAGGCCGCCTACCTTTGGGTACTTCAGGACAATCCGCGGGCGCAAGCCTTTTATCGGAAGAACGGCTTCCAGCCCGACGGAGCGGCGGCGACATTACCGGAGAGCTGGGCATCGCTTCCCGAAATACGGATGCATCGGAGCCAGCAAGCTTAG
- a CDS encoding PhzF family phenazine biosynthesis protein: protein MMIQTLRVFVDQHNDYGNPLTVLFDTAGWPDALCQSLATAFQTSETVFIDEPRTGRVRIFTPRRKIGFAGHPTVGTAWLLKQRGSSASSLETDAGTVRTEADHATASVFAPASWSAPWRLIQLANLAEVDRASSAGEDRHDYVWCWLDEGSGRIRARAFTSISGTPEDEATGSAASCLADQLGRKITVRQGLGSIIEAFPTAAGTVALSGRVTLSSTPPDFDGLLSEELARLRSSP, encoded by the coding sequence ATGATGATTCAGACACTCAGGGTCTTCGTGGATCAACACAATGATTACGGCAATCCGCTCACGGTGCTGTTCGATACAGCAGGGTGGCCTGATGCACTGTGCCAGTCGCTGGCGACAGCCTTCCAGACCAGTGAGACCGTATTCATCGATGAGCCTCGTACCGGTCGAGTGCGGATTTTTACCCCACGACGAAAAATCGGCTTTGCCGGTCATCCAACGGTCGGCACGGCTTGGCTCTTGAAGCAGCGTGGCTCTTCGGCGTCCAGCTTGGAAACGGACGCCGGGACGGTGCGGACTGAGGCCGATCACGCAACCGCCAGCGTCTTCGCGCCGGCCAGCTGGTCTGCGCCCTGGCGACTCATCCAGCTCGCCAATCTAGCGGAGGTCGACCGAGCCAGCTCAGCAGGTGAGGATCGCCACGACTATGTGTGGTGCTGGCTCGATGAGGGCTCTGGGCGGATTAGAGCCAGGGCATTCACCTCAATCAGCGGCACCCCCGAAGACGAAGCCACCGGTTCCGCAGCAAGTTGCCTGGCCGATCAACTAGGCCGAAAAATCACCGTACGGCAAGGGCTCGGATCGATTATTGAGGCCTTCCCGACGGCAGCTGGAACAGTGGCACTCAGCGGAAGAGTGACCCTCAGCAGCACACCTCCCGACTTCGACGGATTGCTGAGCGAAGAACTCGCCAGGCTCCGCAGCAGCCCTTAA